One region of Acidobacteriota bacterium genomic DNA includes:
- a CDS encoding secretin N-terminal domain-containing protein, translated as MFRRQMRRLQFLLGITLPVLVFLVSVTAQEGKDPEALIESLQFQAADIHSVLTFLADYGGVNVVVSPKVEGTVTIKLSNVHWRTAMDIIGRTYDLAVVDEGDGYIRVLPSEDFRKEVTESNKHSQEQRQLVELETKIVKISNSTAEDIVKTVNSLMTERGQATADVRSNSIILQEVPDNMATVLEYIGELDKPSRQIKISAQLLEISSQGLEEIGVSWTSEGTYTTNSDRSYTQTGQVDAEAKSAVGRYTLGSIRPGDWTLNGFIEAIVSEGKGKIIAHPEITTLDNTEARIQMGQKVPVKQFDESGNVVIKFEEVGTILVVTPHITAENQVLMHLQPERSTYQFDPNGVIINTNNAETRIIVENGQTAVIGGLTTQDEVESVDGVPILKDIPVLGALFRHSQKRTESRDLVIFVTPSIVEDDLAMKN; from the coding sequence ATGTTTAGACGACAGATGAGACGGCTTCAATTCCTCCTTGGAATCACGCTGCCCGTGTTGGTCTTCCTCGTGTCGGTCACTGCCCAGGAAGGCAAAGATCCGGAGGCGCTGATCGAATCGCTTCAGTTTCAGGCGGCTGACATTCACTCCGTGCTGACGTTCCTGGCGGACTACGGCGGCGTGAACGTGGTGGTTTCCCCCAAGGTGGAGGGTACGGTAACGATCAAGCTGAGCAACGTCCACTGGCGCACCGCCATGGACATTATCGGACGCACCTACGATCTGGCCGTCGTTGACGAGGGAGACGGGTACATCCGCGTTCTTCCGTCCGAGGATTTCCGCAAGGAAGTTACGGAGTCCAACAAACACAGTCAGGAGCAGCGCCAGCTCGTTGAGCTGGAGACCAAGATCGTCAAGATCTCCAACTCGACGGCGGAGGATATCGTCAAGACCGTCAATTCGCTCATGACTGAACGCGGCCAGGCGACCGCGGACGTGCGCTCGAACTCCATCATTCTTCAGGAAGTTCCGGATAACATGGCCACGGTACTGGAGTACATCGGCGAACTGGACAAACCGTCGCGACAGATCAAGATCTCAGCCCAGCTGCTGGAAATCTCCTCGCAGGGGTTGGAGGAAATAGGTGTCTCCTGGACCTCGGAGGGCACGTACACCACCAATTCCGACCGCAGCTACACCCAGACCGGCCAGGTAGACGCCGAGGCCAAGAGCGCCGTCGGCCGGTACACGCTGGGTAGTATTCGGCCCGGTGACTGGACCCTGAACGGCTTTATTGAGGCCATCGTCTCTGAGGGCAAGGGTAAGATCATCGCCCATCCGGAGATAACCACGCTGGACAATACCGAAGCCCGGATACAGATGGGGCAGAAGGTACCGGTCAAGCAATTCGATGAATCCGGCAACGTCGTCATCAAATTCGAGGAAGTCGGTACCATCCTGGTCGTGACCCCCCATATCACGGCCGAGAACCAGGTTCTGATGCACCTGCAGCCGGAACGGTCGACCTACCAGTTTGATCCTAACGGCGTCATTATCAACACCAACAACGCCGAGACCCGGATCATAGTGGAGAACGGTCAGACCGCGGTTATCGGAGGGCTGACGACCCAGGACGAGGTCGAATCCGTCGATGGCGTCCCCATACTCAAGGATATTCCGGTCCTCGGCGCGCTGTTCCGTCACAGCCAGAAACGGACCGAAAGCCGCGATCTGGTCATTTTCGTCACTCCGAGCATTGTCGAGGATGATCTGGCCATGAAGAATTAG